The sequence TTTCAAGGATTTCCAGCTCGAAAGGCCATTAAAGAGGGCAGTTTTTTAAGTGTTAAGTAAACATTTCCACTCACATTTTTCTATGTTACCAGAACTGGTAAGAACCTCCTTCTCTCCATTGTCCCATCTGTCAATTACACAGAACAAGTGAAGACAAGGAAACCGAGATCCTTAATTTGTAAGTTGTAAAGTCGCAtgttattttgagaaatacaTATGTTGAGTTGGAATCAGATTGTTGCAGCttttgttatatatgttgtggTTTGTTTATATGGTTTAATTCTTTTGAGGTTTGATTGATAATTATCTGTATCTGGGGTGAGAATTAAGGATGGGAAAGTCGTGTTTTCCCAAGTGTAGGTTGGGGAGAATAATGGGTTGGCTTCAAATTGTGTTGGGAGGGCTTGTTATAATTGTGAGCATATCAAGTTTGTCTAGGTTCTACTCAGCTGGATTTTTCTTGCACAATGAGGATATCTGCAGACAGTTCTATGGTTCCAAGGTTGTTTATGAGGGCATTGACGTCATGTCCCTCACGGCCCGAGTGGAGGAAGTGCTGCGCAAGATGGAGAGCCTGCAGGACAAGCTTGAATCAGCCGTGCAACGGATGGATAAGAACAAGGAGGAGTTGCACAAAACCAACATCTCAAAATTGGAGTACAAGAAGTTCTTGGAGGAAGAGGTGATTAGGCCACTCTATAGCGCCCACATTGCACTTAGGCAGATTCGGTTGCCAAGAAATGAAAACGGAACGCTTCATGAGGATCCGTTGATCAATAGTTTCGTGGTTGAGGAGATTCGCAAGTACATAACTCCGAAGGAGAACCGAGTGGGGAAGATCAATATATATGGGACGGAGAGAGTTTACAACACGATTGGGCACGCGTGTGTGGTGATGAAGAAGGAGTTGGAAGAGTACATGGATTATGATGTCGGATCGTATTGCAAGGATGATTGGAATTTGGGGCAGAAGCTTATGATGCGCGGCTGTGATCCGTTGCCACGAAGACGTTGCTTGACGAGGGCATCTAAGCTGTATTTGAGGCCGTATCCGATCAATGAATCCCTTTGGAGAATGCCGGAGGGAAGAAATGTGAGGTGGAGTAATTATCAGTGCAGAAACTTTGAGTGCTTGTCTAGCAAGAATCCGAGGAGAGGTTATTCAAAATGCACCGGATGTTTCGAAATGGACAAGGAGAAGCTCAAGTGGGTTACTAACACATCTCTTCCTATTGACTTTCTCATCAAAGATGTCTTAGCAATCAAGCCCGGGGAGATACGAATCGGACTGGATTTTGGGGTCGGGACAGGGACGTTTGCTGCACGGATGAGGGAACGAGACGTGACGATCGTGTCAACGGCCTTAAACTTGGGCGCCCCCTTCAATGAAATGATTGCGCTAAGAGGGCTGATCCCTTTATACATGACGTTGAACCAACGGCTTCCTTTCTTTGACAACACAATGGATATAATCCACACGAGCGGCTTCCTGGACGGATGGATCGATCTGCAGTTGCTGGACTTCATCCTGTTCGATTGGGACCGTGTGTTGAGGCCGGGGGGATTGCTGTGGATCGATCGGTTCTTCTGTAAAAGGAAAGACTTAGATGACTACATGTACATGTTCTTGCAGTTCAGGTATAGAAAACACAAATGGGCTATTGCTCCTAAGTCTAAGGATGAAGTGTTTCTGTCTGCTTTGCTAGAGAAGCCACCCAGATCACTGTGATTGATATTGCAACTTCCTTTTCTTATTACATCCTTTGACAACTTTGCTGACTTTGTTCCTCTTGTATGTGAGACTGACTGCCTGTTTATGCCACAGAACAATATAGCAATTCTCTTTGAATAAGAACACACCGGTTCTCTTCTAGTGAAGGGTACTCCTTTGACATGTAAGAAAGATTTATGCTTTGGGATTTCTTACTCTTTGTTTGGATTTTGGATAtagtgagaaaattaaactaCTGGAGaaagattttctttattaattttataaggtGTAGCTTTTCATTTTCCCAGTTGAAATCCCAGTCCCAAACAGAGCATCAGTTGGTTATACATTAATAGATCATCTCTCTAACATTATGTGATGTCCTCGGACCGTGTAGAGTGAGGGACAAGTAGTTACTTTGAACATTTATAAgtggaaaaacaaaataaattgattaatttaaaactagaAAAGACTATCAGACCAAAAAGATAAGATATTGATGGGTATACACGTGTAACCCCTGCAAAAAGACCGAACTatccttcattaagggcattatgGTCATTTCGCAATCAGGATTCGCGTCTTTTGTAACGGGCGGATCGCAGAGGACCCGACCCAGATCGCACAGACTAGttgaagacccggacaatgatAGCCGTTCGATCAGAACGCGAGCCAgtaggataaggccacgtggcccagtatATGATATCCAACTGTGCTcaataaatagaccccgatacgccatTAATGAGGTAACTGATATGCATTAATTGAGCTCGAACTTTGAGATCGAAtacatttctctcgatcaacctaacttgagcgtcggagggtcattgtcggagacgtgcccgacgagctcacggttcgtgtttcattctcagggaacccGAAAATCTAGTCTAGGAAAAGTTGGACTATCTGCAGTGAGATTGTCTCAGGAGATCGCTAATTTCGACTCGAATCAGATATAATATTGCCAGTttgaattatgtttatatcataaatatagaATATGCTTCGTgaatatgtttaaatttttgttgagtAAAGACCTACAAagtagaaaattcaaataaccaaacaaaaatattttgattatagcACTTTGATGCGTAAGTTAAACagattataaaaagaaaaatgcttCATTGGTCAGGTTATCTTGGTGTATGATTCGGGTCGAGGTCCCCCATGACTTAGTGATGACTGCGATGATCTGGCTTCTCTTTGGAGCATGGGTCCAAAGGAATTACTACGATCTAGATAAATAAGGTTGACATGCATATAAAATGTTGGGCTTGTTAGGGTGCCTCCCACCTAAAACCTTtcgatatttaaattaatattaagttCGAGATTATAAGGGTCATATAGTGCGATATGATAgtaataaaatgagataattatactcttcTCCTCtcaggtttggtgtaattatacgtaaaccccctataatttgaaaaatcatatttagcATTGTTGAGTTTgcttctatttaaaaaataagtctttatgttagttaaaattcaccaaatttattgataataacaaaaaaaattaaaaaaagtctATATTAacccctgattgacttattgcaagttaaataaatctttttatgatcaaattaccctcacccatcttcacatattaatgcatatgagaatatatatcttcactgtTAGAAGGGTAGTTTGGtggcaaaaaaattgtttgacctatAGTAAGCCAGTAATCAGTCAATCGagtgtaaatatcaatttttttcttttttgttaatatcagcaaattcagtagattttgattaattgagtatttatttgttagacggaagcaaacctcaggagtgctaaatgtaatttttcaaactacaggaaatctatgtataattacaccaaaccttaggaaaggagagtataattatccctaataaaATGCACACCTTGTAAAATTGTTCTACTAGTATTTATAGAGGCTTATGTATCGGTACTCGTACGAATCACGTGTCATTTAAATAGCCATTAGACGGGTTGAAGATAAAGGATGGTAATGGAATCGGGTCATCTCAGATAGGGTGGATTTTGAAACTTAAGCGAGTCTCGGGGCGGGTCTGGGTCTAATGGTTTGGCCCTGAAACCGTcctgattaatttttttagtttttttatattttatacatatttatataaatatatctatacatatataaaatatatacatacaatttaattatacttacatataatacataacttaatattattataaattaaaaataatgatataaagaattataaatcTTTTAATGTTCATATAAGTAACACATATTCtaaaatctttaatatttcaatgcctaaatttatacatatatatttttttaaaaaaataatcttttaattgttatattgTCCCATATTTATAGAGTtgtgataatattatttttaaaaaatatatactttttattattttaaaaatattaactaggTCTAAATCGATGTTTCCCTGTTACGGGGGCCAGCCCAGTCTAGGTCCAAAATTTTCTTGGTTAGGCAATTATGGTTTTGGCAACTTACCTAAACCATCCAGTTGCCATCCCAATTGGAAATCTATGGTTGATAATTCAGATCATCAGATCAGGCAAATTGGCACTACAATAAAATACGGGATTTGTAACGGCTATTTTGCAATGGCTAAGGGGCCATTCCGATACGCATGGCTTTTGTTACAAATTTGTAACGGATAAGTTGTGCTGACGTCATGTCaggtattataaatttcactAAGTTCTAATGGCCGAAGCCGTTTGAAGGCCattacaaagtaaatatatcacaaaagtTGTTAAAAGATAAAGACCGTTatagtttgtcataatttttgtaattgttattGAATGTATGGACGACCTACATTTCTTATAATATCAGCCATTACAAACAACATATGAAAGGCCgctacaaatttttaaaagagaaaGACTGTTACAAAAttcgataattatttttggccGTTACTAGTTTCATATGGTTTTTGGCATGGCCAGTTAAGTTTGGAACGACTTGGAGAAAAAATGTATAGTTGTTACAAGAGCCGTGTAAAAAATCTTGAGAAATACTATGTTGAGAGGGTGTTATAAAAGCCATGGGGATATGCACGCTATTTTTACCCGCTTGTAGTATAAAAGTcattccaatatttttttcactccAAAAATTGTTACAAAAACCAGCACAAAattgcttatatatatgtgtgtgttgcAAGTTGTTTTCAcgtcattttatttattttatatttgattattaaccacacacactctcaaTATCTCTCTGATTTCGTGCATATACACTTGATCAGGTAGAATTGCTTAATTGTTTAACCGGCAACTACTAATCTCTTGAGTTGGTTGCCCAGGTAACAACaactaatttaactatttttttaattaaattatagtttaattattttagttttatgatttttttatcttatattttatgtattcttaattagtgtaatataatatttataaatttatagatctaattatataattatatatatatctatacgtGTTAATATGCAGTGATATATCATCATGGTACGACAACtgaggagatggatgt comes from Sesamum indicum cultivar Zhongzhi No. 13 linkage group LG10, S_indicum_v1.0, whole genome shotgun sequence and encodes:
- the LOC105172364 gene encoding uncharacterized protein LOC105172364, translating into MGKSCFPKCRLGRIMGWLQIVLGGLVIIVSISSLSRFYSAGFFLHNEDICRQFYGSKVVYEGIDVMSLTARVEEVLRKMESLQDKLESAVQRMDKNKEELHKTNISKLEYKKFLEEEVIRPLYSAHIALRQIRLPRNENGTLHEDPLINSFVVEEIRKYITPKENRVGKINIYGTERVYNTIGHACVVMKKELEEYMDYDVGSYCKDDWNLGQKLMMRGCDPLPRRRCLTRASKLYLRPYPINESLWRMPEGRNVRWSNYQCRNFECLSSKNPRRGYSKCTGCFEMDKEKLKWVTNTSLPIDFLIKDVLAIKPGEIRIGLDFGVGTGTFAARMRERDVTIVSTALNLGAPFNEMIALRGLIPLYMTLNQRLPFFDNTMDIIHTSGFLDGWIDLQLLDFILFDWDRVLRPGGLLWIDRFFCKRKDLDDYMYMFLQFRYRKHKWAIAPKSKDEVFLSALLEKPPRSL